Proteins from a single region of Candidatus Woesearchaeota archaeon:
- a CDS encoding radical SAM protein, translating to MVKKVIFAVAPNIEGRRPERSFGCSFTNYPMPNLGLLTVAALLDKEGHNVEIIDDPNYTWSEFYEKLFEQKADYYIFHTPILATNIDLGIAKKLLEQIPSAGIIFFGPHPTYTPEKFLFDERVVIARGEADYIIRDLVAGRPIEEVKGISYLKEGKLLENETAGIIKDIDQLPIPARWLDKHGYANPKMSGKKYTNILTTRGCAYQCYYCVPNSVSWARELEWKRFNKGKPPVTKRSPEAVLEEVKQLVAQGYQEFSFIDDQFVWEKERTLKMLNGLKQLNIKYGVLARADRLCDEDIVKAMAESGCQYIDIGVESFDQEVLNYIKKGMRVESIYKAIELLNKYNITPKVNIMFGTSPNETKESIIATIKKTKALPIDYCMFSIATPFPGTEFEKHCEEKGWLTENAKDERIYENLNPAKRSLIKHQYLTPEDLERLTKQANREFYLRPSVIVKQIRKTKTIKGFKEGAKTLLKLIK from the coding sequence ATGGTTAAAAAGGTTATATTTGCCGTTGCTCCTAATATTGAGGGGAGGCGTCCTGAACGCTCATTTGGCTGTTCATTTACTAACTATCCTATGCCAAATCTGGGGTTATTAACGGTAGCTGCTCTTCTGGATAAAGAAGGACATAATGTTGAAATTATTGACGATCCTAATTATACCTGGAGTGAATTCTATGAAAAGCTCTTTGAGCAAAAAGCAGATTATTATATTTTTCACACGCCTATTTTAGCAACAAATATTGATTTAGGAATTGCCAAAAAATTATTAGAGCAGATTCCTTCAGCAGGTATCATTTTTTTTGGTCCGCACCCAACTTATACGCCAGAAAAATTCCTTTTTGATGAGCGTGTTGTTATTGCGCGAGGCGAAGCAGATTATATTATTCGCGATCTTGTTGCAGGTAGACCAATCGAAGAAGTCAAAGGAATAAGTTATCTTAAGGAAGGCAAACTGCTTGAAAACGAAACAGCAGGTATCATCAAAGACATAGATCAGCTGCCAATTCCTGCTCGGTGGTTGGATAAGCATGGATATGCAAACCCTAAAATGAGTGGTAAAAAATATACTAATATTTTAACAACGCGTGGTTGCGCATATCAATGCTATTATTGTGTTCCTAATTCAGTAAGCTGGGCAAGGGAATTAGAATGGAAGCGGTTTAACAAAGGCAAGCCTCCAGTAACAAAACGCTCTCCTGAAGCAGTGCTTGAAGAAGTAAAGCAATTAGTTGCTCAAGGATATCAAGAATTTTCATTTATTGATGATCAGTTTGTCTGGGAAAAAGAAAGAACATTGAAAATGCTCAATGGCTTAAAACAACTTAACATCAAATATGGTGTTCTTGCAAGAGCTGATCGCTTATGTGATGAAGATATTGTAAAAGCAATGGCTGAAAGTGGTTGTCAATATATTGACATAGGTGTTGAAAGTTTTGATCAAGAAGTGCTTAATTATATTAAAAAAGGGATGCGCGTAGAATCTATCTACAAAGCAATAGAGTTATTGAATAAATATAACATTACGCCCAAAGTCAATATTATGTTTGGAACTTCCCCTAATGAAACTAAGGAATCAATCATAGCAACGATAAAAAAGACCAAAGCATTGCCGATTGATTACTGTATGTTTTCGATTGCAACGCCTTTTCCAGGAACGGAATTTGAAAAGCATTGTGAAGAAAAAGGTTGGCTTACAGAAAATGCAAAAGACGAGCGCATTTACGAAAATCTTAATCCAGCAAAGCGTTCATTGATCAAGCATCAATATTTAACACCGGAAGATTTAGAAAGGTTAACAAAACAAGCAAACCGCGAATTTTATTTAAGGCCAAGTGTTATTGTCAAGCAGATCAGAAAAACTAAAACAATTAAAGGCTTCAAAGAAGGAGCAAAAACCTTACTTAAACTAATCAAATAA